One genomic segment of bacterium includes these proteins:
- a CDS encoding crotonase/enoyl-CoA hydratase family protein, with amino-acid sequence MDNVIVEKKGPVVLILINRPHVRNAVDRTTAEELAEAFREFQQDDTMLAAVLGGTGGHFCAGADLKAFSRGEGNRLSPEGDGPMGPSRMFLSKPVVAAVAGHAVAGGLELALMCDLRVAERDAVFGVFCRRWGVPLIDGGTVRLPRLIGLSRALDMILTGRPVGAQEALQMGLVNRVVENGKALEEAYLLARQISSFPQVCLRNDRLSTYQGMDLSFSEAMQNEFALGMQTIQSGESLKGAARFAMGEGRHGTFHQGSESPPTEPLSLPENE; translated from the coding sequence ATGGACAACGTGATAGTAGAGAAAAAAGGGCCTGTGGTTCTCATTCTCATTAATCGCCCTCATGTACGCAACGCCGTTGACAGAACCACTGCAGAGGAGCTGGCAGAGGCCTTCAGAGAATTTCAGCAGGATGACACGATGTTGGCTGCTGTGTTGGGTGGAACTGGTGGCCATTTCTGCGCCGGGGCTGATCTCAAAGCCTTCAGTCGAGGGGAAGGCAACAGGCTCAGTCCAGAAGGAGACGGGCCCATGGGACCATCCAGGATGTTTCTTTCCAAACCTGTGGTGGCCGCTGTTGCCGGCCATGCTGTGGCCGGCGGCTTGGAGCTGGCCCTGATGTGCGACCTGCGTGTGGCCGAGAGGGATGCGGTGTTCGGGGTTTTTTGCAGACGTTGGGGTGTACCTCTCATAGATGGCGGAACCGTGCGCCTCCCGCGCCTCATAGGGCTTTCCAGGGCCCTGGATATGATCCTCACGGGCAGACCCGTGGGAGCCCAGGAGGCCCTTCAAATGGGCCTGGTCAACAGGGTGGTGGAAAATGGAAAGGCCCTGGAAGAAGCTTATTTGCTGGCCAGGCAAATAAGTAGCTTCCCCCAGGTATGTCTCAGAAATGATAGGCTCTCGACTTATCAGGGCATGGATCTTTCTTTCTCAGAGGCCATGCAAAACGAGTTCGCCCTGGGCATGCAAACAATTCAAAGCGGGGAATCCCTGAAGGGAGCAGCCAGGTTTGCCATGGGAGAAGGCCGCCACGGAACTTTCCATCAAGGGTCTGAGTCTCCACCCACTGAGCCCTTATCCCTCCCCGAAAATGAATAG
- a CDS encoding leucyl aminopeptidase, translating into MMKIRISGQSPGSYRGPVLVVATAENPRPDKGVLWDLDRASKGWIRRLLALGDFKGKPGEILVQRTMGALAPGRLMLVGLGKMEKLTLEDWRAGVSKAAQACRSLSVEEFGVSLQDPPNLQLGKEAMASAAVEGALLGLYRFKGYKKEASEDTDPRQMVLLAGGRPGGRMARVVEEAVSVCEAVYWVRDLVSQPSNHLTPRGLAEQAALMAKSEGVHCTVLEEDQLRSMNMGGILGVASGSKEPPRLIVLEYGKGFKASPTLALVGKGITFDSGGISLKPAEKMDQMKDDMAGGAVVLGVLKAVAKLKLPLHLVGVIPATENMPSGSAYKPGDVLTTFSGKSIEVSNTDAEGRVILADALSYALRYKPDLIIDLATLTGACIVALGDQIAGLMGTHQEAMEQLRKASEITGEDIWPLPLKEEYEELIKSDVADVKNSGGREAGAIQGALFLKKFVGETPWIHLDIAGPVWTDKDRPYRPKGATGFGVRLLVEFLKNYRR; encoded by the coding sequence ATGATGAAGATTCGCATTTCGGGGCAAAGCCCCGGATCCTACAGGGGGCCTGTTTTGGTGGTGGCTACTGCCGAGAATCCAAGGCCCGACAAAGGAGTTCTCTGGGATCTGGATCGAGCTTCCAAAGGGTGGATAAGAAGGCTTTTGGCTTTGGGGGATTTCAAGGGCAAGCCAGGAGAGATACTGGTTCAACGTACAATGGGAGCCCTTGCACCAGGCAGGCTCATGCTGGTGGGCCTGGGAAAGATGGAGAAGCTCACTCTGGAAGACTGGAGGGCCGGTGTGAGTAAGGCGGCCCAGGCCTGCAGAAGCCTGAGTGTGGAGGAGTTCGGGGTGAGTCTTCAGGATCCGCCCAACTTGCAGTTGGGCAAAGAGGCCATGGCTTCTGCAGCCGTGGAGGGAGCGCTTTTGGGACTGTACAGGTTTAAGGGTTATAAGAAGGAGGCTTCTGAGGATACTGATCCAAGGCAGATGGTGCTTCTTGCTGGGGGGCGTCCAGGAGGCAGGATGGCAAGGGTTGTGGAAGAGGCGGTTTCGGTCTGCGAGGCGGTTTATTGGGTCAGGGATCTGGTCTCCCAGCCTTCCAATCATCTGACTCCCAGAGGTTTGGCCGAACAGGCTGCCCTTATGGCTAAATCCGAGGGAGTCCATTGCACGGTGCTGGAAGAAGACCAACTCCGCTCCATGAACATGGGAGGGATCCTTGGGGTGGCCTCCGGCAGTAAAGAACCCCCTAGGCTCATTGTCCTGGAATATGGAAAGGGGTTCAAGGCTTCACCCACCCTGGCCTTGGTGGGCAAGGGAATCACCTTTGACAGTGGTGGAATAAGCCTGAAACCTGCCGAGAAAATGGATCAGATGAAAGACGATATGGCCGGAGGGGCTGTGGTCTTGGGTGTACTGAAGGCTGTGGCCAAGTTGAAACTTCCTCTACACCTGGTGGGCGTGATTCCTGCCACCGAGAACATGCCTTCTGGCTCTGCATACAAACCAGGGGATGTGCTCACCACCTTTTCAGGCAAGAGCATTGAGGTCAGCAACACAGATGCCGAAGGAAGGGTCATCCTGGCTGATGCCCTCTCATACGCCCTAAGATACAAGCCAGATCTAATAATTGATTTGGCCACCCTGACCGGGGCTTGCATAGTGGCCTTGGGTGACCAGATAGCAGGCCTCATGGGAACCCACCAGGAGGCCATGGAACAACTCAGGAAGGCATCTGAAATCACAGGAGAGGACATCTGGCCCTTGCCTTTGAAGGAAGAGTACGAAGAGCTCATAAAGAGCGACGTGGCGGATGTGAAGAATTCCGGAGGCAGAGAGGCAGGTGCCATACAAGGGGCCCTGTTTCTTAAGAAATTTGTGGGAGAGACCCCCTGGATCCATCTAGACATTGCAGGGCCTGTCTGGACAGACAAGGACCGACCCTACAGACCCAAAGGAGCCACCGGATTCGGAGTCAGGCTGCTGGTGGAGTTCCTGAAGAATTATAGGAGGTAA
- a CDS encoding CBS domain-containing protein, producing MHRFVFMKVKDVMTHEVRTVTPQTTAGELRKLFEQYDYNCFPVLEDDKLVGVVTKFDFLKTLVFQPTSMTPAYEELMKGPVSDFMTRTPFHVSPEHPLTRVLQLMIETRKNSFPVLDEKGHLVGIITYSDLLKHVG from the coding sequence ATGCACAGGTTTGTATTCATGAAAGTAAAGGATGTGATGACCCATGAGGTGAGAACAGTTACACCCCAGACCACTGCCGGGGAGCTAAGAAAACTATTTGAGCAGTACGACTACAACTGCTTCCCTGTGCTGGAGGACGACAAGTTGGTGGGTGTTGTGACCAAATTTGATTTTCTGAAGACCCTGGTATTCCAACCCACATCCATGACCCCTGCGTACGAAGAACTCATGAAAGGGCCTGTTTCGGACTTCATGACCCGAACGCCTTTTCATGTGAGCCCTGAGCACCCCCTTACCAGGGTCTTACAGCTCATGATAGAAACCCGCAAGAATAGCTTCCCTGTGCTCGACGAGAAGGGGCACCTGGTGGGTATCATCACTTACAGCGATCTGTTGAAGCACGTAGGCTGA